In Candidatus Sulfurimonas marisnigri, a single genomic region encodes these proteins:
- a CDS encoding rod shape-determining protein gives MIFNKFIGLFSNDLSIDLGTANTIVIAKGRGIIINEPSVVAVKTEKNGHQRVLAVGQEAKNMVGKTPGNIKAIRPMRDGVIADFDMTEKMIRKFIEKAHGRTSLISPRIIICVPYGLTQVERKAVRESALSAGAREVFLIEEPMAAAIGAGIEIREPKGNLVVDIGGGTTEIGVVSLGGLVLSKSIRTAGDKIDQAIVNYVRKKYNLLIGERSAEEIKIEVGTAVALDVDLKMTITGRDQVEGLLSSVELTSEDAREAMREPLKEIGEALRDVLEQMPPDLAGDIVNNGIILTGGGALIRQLDKFLSDIIRIPVYVADEPLLAVARGTGRALEEIDLLQELFENE, from the coding sequence ATGATATTTAACAAATTCATTGGACTTTTTTCAAATGATTTATCTATAGACTTAGGAACTGCAAATACAATTGTAATTGCAAAGGGAAGAGGTATCATTATAAATGAACCATCTGTTGTTGCTGTTAAAACAGAGAAAAATGGTCACCAAAGAGTGTTAGCTGTAGGACAAGAAGCAAAAAATATGGTTGGTAAGACACCAGGAAATATCAAAGCTATTCGTCCAATGCGTGATGGCGTTATTGCTGATTTTGATATGACTGAAAAAATGATTAGAAAATTCATAGAAAAAGCTCATGGAAGAACTAGTCTTATTAGTCCTAGAATCATAATATGTGTACCTTATGGACTAACTCAAGTTGAACGAAAAGCTGTTCGTGAATCTGCTCTAAGTGCAGGAGCACGAGAAGTGTTTCTTATTGAAGAACCTATGGCAGCAGCAATTGGTGCTGGAATAGAAATCAGAGAGCCAAAAGGTAACCTAGTAGTAGATATTGGTGGTGGTACAACAGAGATAGGTGTTGTTTCACTTGGTGGTCTAGTGTTATCAAAGTCAATACGTACTGCTGGAGATAAAATAGATCAAGCTATTGTCAACTACGTTAGAAAGAAATATAATCTTTTAATCGGTGAGAGATCTGCTGAAGAGATTAAGATTGAAGTAGGAACAGCTGTAGCTTTAGATGTAGATTTAAAGATGACAATTACTGGTCGTGATCAAGTAGAGGGTCTCTTAAGTTCGGTTGAGTTAACAAGCGAAGATGCAAGAGAAGCGATGAGAGAGCCTCTTAAAGAGATTGGAGAGGCTCTTCGTGATGTACTTGAGCAAATGCCTCCTGATTTAGCGGGCGATATTGTAAATAATGGAATCATTTTAACTGGTGGAGGGGCTCTTATTCGCCAGCTTGATAAATTTTTATCAGATATTATAAGAATACCTGTATATGTTGCAGATGAGCCACTTTTAGCCGTTGCGAGAGGAACTGGGCGAGCACTTGAAGAGATAGATTTACTGCAAGAACTTTTCGAAAATGAATAA
- the mreC gene encoding rod shape-determining protein MreC: MNKGLFSFFLIFIALLMGALYYTNIIQAPFISALNTIKSNYHTIVESVEEQIDKHFFQADKIALLEEQLHKYENNHLIMQQLASEVNDLFAQNRSKLKTDPKVQLVRTISYQKFADLNRIWLEVDDYNASKVYGLTYKELVAGIVVSKDGRALGLLNRDIKSSYAVYVGDEKAPGIAHGNSGENLLVKFIPAWFSLKKGDEVITSGLDKIFFKGLKVGIVLSITKSQGYQNAVIEPYYKANDPNYFHMIKEVK; this comes from the coding sequence ATGAATAAGGGGCTGTTTAGCTTTTTTTTAATCTTTATTGCACTCTTAATGGGTGCACTGTATTATACAAACATTATTCAAGCACCATTTATTTCAGCGTTAAATACTATTAAATCTAACTATCACACCATTGTAGAATCTGTAGAAGAACAGATAGATAAACATTTTTTTCAAGCTGATAAAATAGCTTTACTAGAAGAACAACTACACAAATATGAAAATAATCATCTTATTATGCAACAACTTGCCTCTGAGGTCAATGATCTTTTTGCCCAAAATCGCTCAAAGCTAAAAACAGATCCAAAAGTACAGCTTGTAAGAACTATTTCATATCAAAAATTTGCAGATCTTAATAGAATCTGGCTAGAAGTAGATGATTATAACGCCTCTAAGGTATATGGACTTACATATAAAGAACTTGTGGCCGGAATAGTTGTCTCCAAAGATGGAAGAGCACTTGGTCTGCTAAATCGAGATATAAAAAGTTCCTATGCAGTTTATGTTGGGGATGAAAAAGCTCCTGGTATTGCACATGGAAATAGTGGAGAAAACTTACTAGTAAAGTTTATTCCAGCCTGGTTTTCTTTAAAAAAGGGAGATGAAGTTATAACTTCTGGACTAGATAAAATTTTTTTCAAGGGCTTAAAAGTCGGAATAGTATTGTCTATTACAAAATCCCAAGGCTATCAAAATGCAGTTATTGAGCCATACTATAAAGCTAATGACCCAAACTATTTCCACATGATAAAAGAAGTCAAATAA